A region of the Bacillota bacterium genome:
GAGCAACACGTCCATGCCGCGCATCAATACGTTGTCAAGCCGCCCCCCGAAGTACCCCGCGGCCAGCCCGATGGGCAGCCCGCCCCCCACGGCGCCGGCTACGGCCACAACAGCGATCAGCAGGTCGAGCCCGGCCCCGACCAAAAGCCGGCTCAGGATGTCCCGCCCATAGTGGTCAGTGCCGAGCGGATGCCCGGGCGTGCCGGGCGGCAGGAACCGGTCGGCCAGCGACACCCGGTACGGGTCGAACGGCGCAAGCCACGGCCCCAAAACGGCGGAAGCGACCCACACCGCCACAAGGACGGTGCCCGCTGCGGCCGTGGGGTTGCCCAACAGCACCCTCCACACGCGCCCCCACCGCGCCGCAGCGGCGCTCGGCCCGTTCACCCCGCCGGCGGTTGGCGTTGCGCTCGCGGCCGGGCTCAACTGTACCGAACCGTCGGATCGAGCCACGCGTAGCTCACATCCACGAGGAAGTTGACAAGCACCAGCAAGGAAGCGAAGACAAGGGTCGCGCCCGTCACCGGCGCATAGTCCAGCAGCTGGATGGAGTTGACGAAGTACAGGCCCATCCCGGGCCAGGCGAAGACCGTTTCGACCAGCACGTTGCCACCCAGCAGGGAGCCCAGTTGCACGCCCAGCACCGTGACGGTCGGGCTCAGGGCGTTCTTCAGCACGTGCTTGAACAGCACCCGCCGGGGCGCAACTCCCTTCGCCCGGGCGGTGCGCACGTAATCCGACCGCAAAACCTCCACGACGCTCGCTCGAAGCATACGCACGACGAGCCCGAACGTGGGCAGCGACAGCACCGCGGCGGGCGCCAGCAGGTGGCTCAGAGCAGCCCGAAAGGTCGCGAAGTCGCCGTGGAGCAGGCTGTCGACGGTGAACAGGCCGGTGACACGGGGAGGGGGCGCCTCGAGCAGCCCAAGCCGCCCCGAAGGCTCAGGCAGCAAGCCGAGCAGGTAAAACCCGACGTAGATGACGATGAGCCCGAACCAGAAGCCGGGCATCGACAAAAACGTCAGGGAGCCGACCCGGCTTGCGTGATCCATCCACGAGTTGGGCCGCGCTCCTGCCAGGGCCCCGAGCGGGATACCGGCAAGCAGCGCGATGGCAAAGCCGGCCAGCGCGAGTTCGACGCTGGCCGGGAAGCGTGCCACGAGGTCCTGGAGGACCGGGCGGCCGGTATGGATGGAGCGCCCGAGGTCACCGTGCAGCGCGTTCCAGAGATAGTACAGGTACTGCACGTACACCGGGCGGTCGAGCCCCCACTGCGCCCGGAGGGCCTCAACGGCCTCCGGGCCGGCCGTCGAGGCCTCTCCCAGGAAGACGCGCACGGGGTCGCCCGGCACCGCGTGCATGAGGGCGAAGGTGGCCAGCGACACGCCAAGGAGTACGGGTATCATCGAAAGCGCCCGGCTCGCCGCGTAGCGCCAAAACCCCATCGCCGCCACCGCATCCGCTCACGGTGCCGCCTTGTACACCGTGCTGAAAAACCACTGCCCCGATGGGTACAGCACCCAGTCCTTCACCCATTTGCGCAGCACGTAAAACTGCGTCACTTCGTAAATCGGCGGGCTCGGCATCTGCTCGGCGCAGCGCGCCTGGATCTGGTCGAGCAACACCTTCCGGTCGGCGGGCTGGAAGGTGGCTGGCAGCCGATCGATGAGCCCGTCCAGCGCCGGGTCGCTGAAGAACGCGTAGTTGCCGCGCCCGGCGCTCGCGGAGTGGTACGTGTTTCGCACGAAGACGTCCGCGATGGGCATGCTCACGCTGCTGAGGATGAACATCGGCATCTTGCCTTCCTGGAAGTAGCTCACGTAGGTGGGCCACGCGATGGAGCGGATCTGGACGTTGACGCCCACCCTGGCCAGCTGGGCCTGGAGCGCAACCGCGGTCTGCTCCCGTTC
Encoded here:
- a CDS encoding ABC transporter permease, which produces MGFWRYAASRALSMIPVLLGVSLATFALMHAVPGDPVRVFLGEASTAGPEAVEALRAQWGLDRPVYVQYLYYLWNALHGDLGRSIHTGRPVLQDLVARFPASVELALAGFAIALLAGIPLGALAGARPNSWMDHASRVGSLTFLSMPGFWFGLIVIYVGFYLLGLLPEPSGRLGLLEAPPPRVTGLFTVDSLLHGDFATFRAALSHLLAPAAVLSLPTFGLVVRMLRASVVEVLRSDYVRTARAKGVAPRRVLFKHVLKNALSPTVTVLGVQLGSLLGGNVLVETVFAWPGMGLYFVNSIQLLDYAPVTGATLVFASLLVLVNFLVDVSYAWLDPTVRYS
- a CDS encoding ABC transporter permease; this encodes MNGPSAAAARWGRVWRVLLGNPTAAAGTVLVAVWVASAVLGPWLAPFDPYRVSLADRFLPPGTPGHPLGTDHYGRDILSRLLVGAGLDLLIAVVAVAGAVGGGLPIGLAAGYFGGRLDNVLMRGMDVLLAFPNLVLAMALAAVLGPGLWNAIFALSLAGVAGYARIVRGLALS